From the genome of Methylocystis heyeri:
CGGGATCGGAATCGGGATATTGCTGATTCTGAGCATGGCGGCAGGCGTTTTCCTGACCGCCCTTTCGCGCGGACCCATCGGATTCGACTGGCTGGCGCCGACAATCGTGCGTTCGCTGGACGAGCTTTACGCCGGCCGCTACGCCTTCGGGCTGAAGGGCGTCGCCGTAGCCAACACGGATCACGGTCCGACGCTGACCATCCAGGGGCTCACGGTCAAATGCCAGGACCGCCTCATCGTGGCCGCGCCCCGCGCCGAAATATCGGTCGATCTCTCCTCGCTGCTGTCCGGCCGGATCAAGCCGCACCGACTGGAGATGCTCGACCTCGAATTGCGCCTGTCCGTCCTGCCGGATGGCCGGGTGACCATCTCCGCCGGCGCGCCGCCTCAGGAATTGCCGGCGCATGCCCCCCAGGTCCCGGCGCCCGGCGACGATGCTGCGAAGCCGGACCCGGATATTCCGGTCGAGGGCTCCAAACTGCTGGGCCGCGCCGGCGCCGCGCTCAGGATTCTCAGCGATCTCTCGACCAATCCCGACAGCGCGATAGGCGCGATCGACCGGGTGGGAATCTCGCACGGACGGCTCGTCATCGACGACCGCACGGTCGACCGGGTCATCAGCTACGACGATCTTGCGCTCAGCCTGGATAAAAGCCCCGGCGGCATGAAGTTCACCCTCGGGGCGAACGCCGGCGGCCGGCGCTGGTCGATTTCGGCCTCGGCGCATGGGCTGCCCGGCTCACGCCGCGATTTCGACGCGCAGGCCCAGAGTTTCACCCTCGACGACATCGCGCTGCTCGGGGGCTTGCGCAAGCTGCCCTTCGATACGGATTCGCGCTTCTCCGCGAAGCTGCATTACGTTCTCGGCGCCGGAGGCCGGGTGTTGGAGGCCGGCGGCGCCTTGCGCCTCGGCAAGGGATTCTTTCGGCTGGAGGAGCCCGATTTCGAGCCTGTCATGATAACCGAGCTCTCGGGCGCCGCGCATTGGGACGCGGCGAACCGCCAGTTCGTCGTTTCTCCCGTGATCGTAAAGACGGCGGTTCTGGATCTCGCCATCGAGGGCGCGGTGGCTCCGCCGCCTCCGGACATCGGGGCAGGGCAGGAAAATCCGGCTTCCGATCTCTGGAAGGCCTCGTTTCGCCTCGCCAAGCCGACCGTGCTGGCGCCCGAGCGGCCAGGACAGCAGCCGCTTCATATAGACCGGTCCGAGATGAGGCTGCAGCTTTCGCTCGCCCGGCAGAAGTTCGAGCTCACCCGCTTCGAACTCGGCTCTCCGGAGGCCAACGTGACCGGCTCGGCGGTGATCGATTGGGTCTCCAGCCCGCATGTCGCTTATGGGATCAATCTGGAGAACACCCAGATCGGCGCCTTGACCCGGCTCGCGCCGACCCACGCCGCCGCGCCGGTCAGATATTGGCTCACCGAACATGCGCCGGCCGGAATCATCAGGCGAGGGGAGTTCAAGGCGGATTTCACCCAGTCCGACATGGTGGCGATGCGCTACGAAAATCCGCCGACCGACGCGGCGATTCACGGCGAAGCCGAAGTCGTGAACGTCTCCCTCGTCGATCTCATTCCCGGATTGCCGCCGGTCACAGTCCTTGCGGCGCATCTGCACCAGACCGGAAGGACATTCAGCCTGGACGGGGCGAGCGGCTATCTGGACACGCATCACGAGCATCGCATCAATCTGAGCGAAGGGCGCCTGGCGATCGCGGACAACTCCGTGAAGCCGTCTCCGTCGACGCTCGACCTTCGTCTTGCGGGCGGCGTCGAGGCCGCGGCCGAAATCGTGTCCATTCCGAGTCTTGCGCCTCTGGTGCGTCTTCCCCTCGAGCCGTCGCAGCTCAAGGGACAGATCGAGGGCCGCCTGCACGCCGATCTCGAAATCGGCGACAATGCGCGGGCCGACCGCACGGTCGTGGCGGTGGAAGCCAATGCGTTCAATCTATCGATCGAGCGCTTTTTCGGCGCGGAACGGCTCGAGGGCGCGGCGCTCAACATCGTCGACGATCCGGCTTCGGGTCTGAAGGTCACGGGCGGCGGGCGGCTGTATGGGGGGTCGGCCACCATAGACCTGAAGCGCGCGCCGGGAGAAGGAGCGCCGACCCAGGCGCAGCTTTCCCTCGTCCTGGACGACGCTGCGCGCGCCAAGGCGGGCTTCGCGCTTCCGGGGGTCTCGGGCCCGGTGGTGGCGCTGGTGAAGACGAACCTGCCTTTCAACGAGGCCGAAACCCCCGTTGAACTCGACCTTTCGCGCGCGTCCCTGGACAATATCCTGCCCGGCGTCGCCAAACCGGCGGGCAAACCGGCGAAGGCGCAATTCACCTTCTCGAAACGGCCGGAAGGCGTGACGCTCGAGCGCTTTACATTCGAAACCGGCCCCACCCAGATCGCCGGCGTGGTCGATCTTTCCAAGGAAGGGGCGTTTCGCTCGGCGAAGTTCTCGCAGTTCCGCCTTTCGCCCGGGGACGAGGCGCGGGTCGAAGTCCAGCGCGCTGGGGAAGGTCTGAAGCTCTCCGTGCGTGGAACCAATCTCGATGCGCGTGCCGTGCTGCGCGGCCTCACCTCGACAGTCAGCGAGAAGCCGTCGCAGGGCGGCGGCAAGGCGGCGGCCATTTCCTTCGACGATCTCGATCTCGACCTGAAGTCGCCGATCGTCTCCGGATTCGGCAAGCAGATACTGTCGAACGTCGACCTCAAATGGGAGCGCAAGGGGGGACGCGTCCGGCAATTTGCGCTCTCGGGCAATTTCGGGCGCGAGCCACTTTCGGTCGCGTTGAGCCGGGGCGACGCGGCGACGCCCCAGATCGAGATATCCACCGCCGACGGCGGCGCGCTCCTGTCTTTCCTGGATCTCTACGGGCGCATGGACTCGGGGATGCTGGGCGCCAGAATTCAGCTGGGCCAGGGCCGTTCCGACGGCGTAGTGACCATTCGCGACTTCTACCTCAAGAACGAGCCGGCCATGCGCCAGCTGATGTCTCAGGGCGCGTCGAGAGTCGACGACAAGGGCGGCTTCAGATTCGACCCGGAATCGGTCCGAGTCCAGCGCCTCCAGGCCGGTTTCATGTGGTCCGGAGGCAGGTTGTCGCTGCGCGACGGCATCATGTCGGGTCCCGAAATGGGATTGTCTTTCGACGGCTATATCGACATGTCGCGGGAGACCGTGGACATCGGCGGCTCCTATGTGCCGGTCTACGGGCTGAACAATCTGGTCTCCAATATACCGGTGTTCGGGCAGATACTCACCGGGGGAGCGCATGAGGGAATATTTGCGCTCAATTATCGCGTCACCGGCGCGCTGGGTTCTCCGACCGTGAGGGTCAATCCGCTTTCGGCCCTGACCCCGGGGCTGTTTCGCAAGATCATGGGCGTGATGGACAACACCGCGAGTCCGCCGGAGCCCGGCCGCTGACCTCAGTCTTCCCGGTTGCGGACCGGAACCGGCTCGCAGACGCTCTATCCGCTTTCCCGCGCCGCGAAAGCGCGGTAAACCCGCGCCTATGACGCAGCGCCCGACCTATATGATCTCGACCGCCATTCCTTATGCGAACGGCGCGCCCCACATCGGCCATGCCTATGAGCGCATCGCCACCGACGCTTTCGCAAGGTGGAAGCGCCTGGAGGGCTTCGATGTCCTGTTCGTCACCGGCATGGACGAGCACGGCCAGAAGATGCAGCGCACGGCCGAACGCGAAGGGCTGACGCCGCAAGGGCTCGCCGACCGCACCGCGGCGCAGTTCGAACGGATGGGCGAGGTTCTGAACGCCCGCGCCGACGACATCGTGCGCACGACCCAGGAGCGCCACAAGCAGGCGGCGCTGGAAATATGGCGTCGCATGGAGGCGAACGGCGACATCTATCTCGCGAAATATGCGGGATGGTATTCGGTGCGCGACGAAGCCTATTACGACGAAGGCGAATTGACCGAGCGGGACGGCAAGAAATACGCCCCCACCGGCACGCCGGTCGAATGGGTCGAGGAGGAGAGCTGGTTCTTCCGGCTCTCGGCCTATGGCGAAAAGCTGCTCGCTCATTACGAGTCGCATCCCGATTTCATCACGCCCGAGCATTACAAGAATGAAATCGTCGCCTTCGTAAAGCGCGGCCTCGCCGATCTTTCCATCTCGCGCACGACCTTCGACTGGGGCATTCCGATACCGGCCAGCCCCCAGACCAGCTCCAGCCATGTGATGTATGTCTGGGTCGACGCCCTGACCAATTACATCACCGCGACCGGCTGGCTCACCGGGCAGGGCGACCGAGTCCGTTTCTGGCCCGCCGACGCCCATGTCATCGGCAAGGACATCACCCGTTTCCACGCCATTTTCTGGCCGGCTTTCCTGCTCTCCGCGAGCGCGCCTCTGCCCGAGAAAATCGTCGTACACGGCTTCCTGTTCAGCCGCGGCGAGAAAATGTCGAAGTCGGTCGGCAATGTGGTCGATCCCATCGAGCTCGCCGAGCGCTATGGCGTCGATCAACTGCGCTATTTCTTCCTGCGCGAAATTCCCTTCGGACAGGACGGCAATTATTCGCATGAGGCGATCGTCAACCGCATCAACGCCGACCTCGCCAACGACCTCGGCAATCTCGCCCAGCGCTCGCTCTCCATGATCGCCAAGAACTGCGGCGGCGCGGTTCCGCGCCTTCACGAGACGCTGGAAGAAGACGCCAGGATCCTCAATGAATCCGGCGGCGTCGTTGAACTCGCGCGCCGCGCCATGGACGCCTACCGGCCCGACCATGCGCTGGCCGAGATTTTCCGGGTCGTCGCCGAGGCCAATCGCTATTTCGCGAGTCAGGAGCCCTGGGCGAAAAAGAAGTCCGATCCGGCGCGCATGGAGACGATCCTCTACGTCACCGCCGAGACGCTGCGGCGGCTGGCGATCCCGCTGCAGGCCTTCATCCCTGCGGGGGCAGGGGCTCTGCTCGATCTCCTCGCCGTGCCGCTCGAGGCGCGCGAATTCATCCACGCCAGCGCCGACCATGCGTTGGTTTCGGGCGCGCCGCTGCCGGCCCCGGCTCCGATATTCCCGCGATTTGTGGAGGAGGAAAGCGCCTCAAACCCGTGAGGGGCGGCGGGTCGAGCCGCTCGCGAGGGATTGCGGGCGGCGCCAAGCCGACTTCGGCCTCTGCCTCAGAGCATCGACAAGGGTGAAGATAAACCTAGTGCTGATGGCTTAAGTCTCTCTTGTAATGAGTGGCGTCGGTATAGGTAAATATAATTTCCAGCTCATCGCCAAGCTGGCGAACCCTGTATTTGGTGAACTGGCCGGTCGACCAGTGCGCCGAAAACAAAAATACATCTCCCACCAGTCTCGGATCGTATATTTCGGCCACTTCTCCATCATTCGGGTCAAAGGCTTGGACATCGAGTCCATCGTCTGTTTTGGAGATCGCAATAACTATATTGTGGTTCCATTGGTCGACGCAGACCCAACGACCAACCCAGGAATCCAGCTCCGCCGTCGACCTCTCGGTTTTATCAGTGGTCACGATGCTTCCCCGTATCGAGTTATCGAAAGCATTGATAGGCGCTGTCCGCGGATTTGTCGCCGGCCGCGTGATTGCGGAGGAAATCGGCCTTCGCCGCTCCGGGCGCGAAACAGCTATTGCCAAAGCTGAAGGTTAAGCGTCTATTAAGAATAAGATTGCGTAGGGTTGAGTTGATCCCGTGTCGAAGCGTTATTGGCCGGCGCTTTTATGGGGCCTGTCGGCGCTGACGACGCCGGCGGGAGCGGGCGCTTTGCTCGCGCCCGAGGGCGAGGGCCTGCTCATCGTCACGACGACCTTCGCCGACGCCAACGACGCCTATGACCGGCGCGGCAGGCTGATAAAGACGCCGCCCTATCACAAATTCGAAACGCAGGCCTATCTCGAATACGGCGCCGCCGGATGGCTGACGGTGGCCGCAGAGGCGAGCGCGATGGATTTTCACGGCTCGCGGGGGCAAGCCTCGCTCGCGGCGCCCGATGCGCCCCGTTACAGCGGCCTCGGCCTCGGCGCCTTAGCTGGGCGCGTCCCGATAACCGAAGTGGAAGGGGTGTTCGTTTCGCTGCAGGCCGGCCTGCGCGCGGCGTCCTCGCATAGCGCGCAGACCTTCCTCGACATGAAGGAAAGACAGCAGTTCGACGCGAGGCTTCAGTTTTTCCGGGGCTTCCGGCTGATGGATCTCGACGCTTTCTGCGACGCCCAGTTCGGCTTCCGCACGGCGGGGCAGAACGGGGACGAAGCCCGCATCGATCTGACCGCGGGGCTGCGGCCCGCGCCGCGCTTCATGGTGCTGGCCCAGAGCTTCACTGCCCTGTCGCTGTCGCGGAGCGCGTCGGGCGGCGTCGCTGCGCAGAAATTCCAGATCAGCGGCGTCTATGACATCGACGCCACCTTTTCTGTCCAGCTCGGCTTTGTCGATGCGCCGATGGGCGTGAATTCGCCCGCCGAGCGGGGCGTGATCAGCGCGCTCTGGGCGCGGTTTTGAGGGTTGAGGGTGGAGCCGGGTTTCTCCGGCTCCGCCTCACAGGTCATCGCGCCGCCGGCCTGAAATCCGGCCCCTCGAAGCGAAGGCCGGCGGCGCCGCGCTCCACTTTTCGATGCGTCGCATGAATCAAGCGCGTCTCGCCTTCGCGCTGGACTTGCGCCCTGGCGTTCAGCAGCGCTTCGAGACGCTCCATCGCGAGCGCCTTGTTGCGATGCTGAGACCGCCCATCCCTCGCCGTGGCGGAAAGCCCGGTCGGCGCATGGATGGCGCGCACGGCGCTTTCGGTCTTGTTCTGATGCTGGCCGCCCGGTCCGCCGGCGCGGAAGCTTTCGAACCGGATATCGGACCGATCGGGCGCCTTCCCTTCCTCCGGCGAAGGCAGCTCGAACACGCCGATGAACCAGTTCTTTCGCGCGAGCCCCGGCCGCAGCGGGCTTTTATGCACCCATTGCACGGAGCCCGAGGTCCAGCGTCCGGCTATTTCGGACTCGGCGGCGCCGGCGAGAACGACGATGGCGGCGCCGGGGCCATGCCGGTCCTGGTTTTCCGCCAGCGGCGCGATGGCGCAGTCGCAATCCGCCACCTCGGCCTCGGCCGCCACCCGCCGCAAAGCGTGGGCGAGGGCCATGCGGCATTCCGCAGGCCCCCAACCCGATGTGAAGAGCAGGCGGATCATCGGCGCGCCTCCTCGACCGCCTTTTTCACCGTGACCATCGGCCGGAAAGAGGCGACGACGCGCGCGAGGCCAAAGCTTTCGAGATCCGCGATCACCCCTTCTATCGGCTTGTAGGCCTCGGGCGCCTCTTCGACGAGCAGCGCGCGATCCTCGCAGATCACCCTTCCGCCGAAAGGATTGCGCCTGAGCCGCTCGCGATCCGATTTGGTCGCGCCGACCCGTCCCGCCATGGAGGAGCGGTCATATTTGCGGCCGGCGCCATGGGCGAGCGAGGCGAGCGCCCGTGGCGGGGCATCGGGCAGCGGCGCCACGAGATAGGACAGCGCGCCGCGGGAGCCGGGCACGACTACCAAGCCTCGATCCGCGGGCGCCGCTCCCTTCCGGTGCAGCACGCCTTCGGCCCCGCAGGCGACGCAGTTGTGCGAGCACTCCG
Proteins encoded in this window:
- the metG gene encoding methionine--tRNA ligase gives rise to the protein MTQRPTYMISTAIPYANGAPHIGHAYERIATDAFARWKRLEGFDVLFVTGMDEHGQKMQRTAEREGLTPQGLADRTAAQFERMGEVLNARADDIVRTTQERHKQAALEIWRRMEANGDIYLAKYAGWYSVRDEAYYDEGELTERDGKKYAPTGTPVEWVEEESWFFRLSAYGEKLLAHYESHPDFITPEHYKNEIVAFVKRGLADLSISRTTFDWGIPIPASPQTSSSHVMYVWVDALTNYITATGWLTGQGDRVRFWPADAHVIGKDITRFHAIFWPAFLLSASAPLPEKIVVHGFLFSRGEKMSKSVGNVVDPIELAERYGVDQLRYFFLREIPFGQDGNYSHEAIVNRINADLANDLGNLAQRSLSMIAKNCGGAVPRLHETLEEDARILNESGGVVELARRAMDAYRPDHALAEIFRVVAEANRYFASQEPWAKKKSDPARMETILYVTAETLRRLAIPLQAFIPAGAGALLDLLAVPLEAREFIHASADHALVSGAPLPAPAPIFPRFVEEESASNP
- the prfH gene encoding peptide chain release factor H; translation: MIRLLFTSGWGPAECRMALAHALRRVAAEAEVADCDCAIAPLAENQDRHGPGAAIVVLAGAAESEIAGRWTSGSVQWVHKSPLRPGLARKNWFIGVFELPSPEEGKAPDRSDIRFESFRAGGPGGQHQNKTESAVRAIHAPTGLSATARDGRSQHRNKALAMERLEALLNARAQVQREGETRLIHATHRKVERGAAGLRFEGPDFRPAAR
- a CDS encoding DUF3971 domain-containing protein, which translates into the protein MRRPRLSAGARRFVRGAGGIGIGILLILSMAAGVFLTALSRGPIGFDWLAPTIVRSLDELYAGRYAFGLKGVAVANTDHGPTLTIQGLTVKCQDRLIVAAPRAEISVDLSSLLSGRIKPHRLEMLDLELRLSVLPDGRVTISAGAPPQELPAHAPQVPAPGDDAAKPDPDIPVEGSKLLGRAGAALRILSDLSTNPDSAIGAIDRVGISHGRLVIDDRTVDRVISYDDLALSLDKSPGGMKFTLGANAGGRRWSISASAHGLPGSRRDFDAQAQSFTLDDIALLGGLRKLPFDTDSRFSAKLHYVLGAGGRVLEAGGALRLGKGFFRLEEPDFEPVMITELSGAAHWDAANRQFVVSPVIVKTAVLDLAIEGAVAPPPPDIGAGQENPASDLWKASFRLAKPTVLAPERPGQQPLHIDRSEMRLQLSLARQKFELTRFELGSPEANVTGSAVIDWVSSPHVAYGINLENTQIGALTRLAPTHAAAPVRYWLTEHAPAGIIRRGEFKADFTQSDMVAMRYENPPTDAAIHGEAEVVNVSLVDLIPGLPPVTVLAAHLHQTGRTFSLDGASGYLDTHHEHRINLSEGRLAIADNSVKPSPSTLDLRLAGGVEAAAEIVSIPSLAPLVRLPLEPSQLKGQIEGRLHADLEIGDNARADRTVVAVEANAFNLSIERFFGAERLEGAALNIVDDPASGLKVTGGGRLYGGSATIDLKRAPGEGAPTQAQLSLVLDDAARAKAGFALPGVSGPVVALVKTNLPFNEAETPVELDLSRASLDNILPGVAKPAGKPAKAQFTFSKRPEGVTLERFTFETGPTQIAGVVDLSKEGAFRSAKFSQFRLSPGDEARVEVQRAGEGLKLSVRGTNLDARAVLRGLTSTVSEKPSQGGGKAAAISFDDLDLDLKSPIVSGFGKQILSNVDLKWERKGGRVRQFALSGNFGREPLSVALSRGDAATPQIEISTADGGALLSFLDLYGRMDSGMLGARIQLGQGRSDGVVTIRDFYLKNEPAMRQLMSQGASRVDDKGGFRFDPESVRVQRLQAGFMWSGGRLSLRDGIMSGPEMGLSFDGYIDMSRETVDIGGSYVPVYGLNNLVSNIPVFGQILTGGAHEGIFALNYRVTGALGSPTVRVNPLSALTPGLFRKIMGVMDNTASPPEPGR